The Glycine max cultivar Williams 82 chromosome 17, Glycine_max_v4.0, whole genome shotgun sequence genome contains the following window.
AGGGGGAAAGTTTTGAgggaatgcatttttttttgcttaatacatgatctcttattttatttaagatgcTCAATTAAGTCTTAGTTTTTTCTACTATGCAATTaggtcttttaatttttaaaattggttcAATTGGATTCTTTCTGTCAAGTCAATTATCGATTAACAAACCACTCATACATGACATTTTCTAATTGGTTGAGGTGTAAGTGTAGTTGTTCTGGGTTGATGTGCCCAAGCTCCAAACACACTTGAGGGAGAGGAGCGTGATCGCCTTGAAGGCCCAGCCAATAGGGGTGTTCGCGGATTGGATTGGatcgattttgaaaaaaaaaatcatacaccTCATCTAATCATTTCGATTTTGTTAATTAATCATCCATTCGATTTagtttaaacttttaatttgattcGATCCAATGCAATTTAAAGTAGTTTGGAATAAATCGATTTTCAGTTTTGAtcctacttttattttttttggaaaatattaaataaaatgtaagacttataataaaaaacaatttaaaatatcaaatattatacTTATGTCattatataactaataatataataatatctatgcatgtgtgtgtgtgtgtgtgttgggggggggggggtgtgtGTGCGCGTTCGCACTCTGGGATACTACTTGTTTGTGTGGATGCAAAATctaccggcaagtgcaccgggtcatcaagtaaataattaaaacagtgTGAaatgagtatcgaactcagggaacttgttcatttgGTAAAGGTTTGTTCAATAATCAAGCATTTGCAAACAGAAATCATGATTGTgaatgaaagtaaaagtatTTTCTATTCTAATTACAAAGCAATAAACATGAGCAAGTTAATGTGAAAACAAATATCTAAAGGCGTTGGGTCCTCTTACTGACcaaattgatgcaattaaggatgtttctCTAAATAAAGATGtttctgtgttctatgctgaaggctcaagtactaaacacttatgtctcgtgagtttagcctaattctaattaaacttcgttcgcagatgtctcttgttgaacttagcttaaTTGAACAACTTTATGATcacatcataataaaaattaaatcaccGCACTCCGTGTCCAGACATACGCTAACCTaatcctgctctatcaagttctaaggagacaatacatctttcaatGCTAAAGCCCCTAACAATACACACATATGGTGATCAAGCTACAAGCATGCAATAATAAAGTACtgatagaaacaatgaacacataaaacaaccttaattagatagggaaagagtttacatcaattactcagcaagaatccccaactgaggatttagccttccatagcaaggaagctctttttacaatgaagaagaggaattaagagaaattgcatgcttacaaaggagtggggatgtctcctccacctctaggaatatcacaatcactcaaaaattcacaaatcttcctaaaagatcaaaactaGGCTTTTTTGCTCTGTTCTTTGCCTCTGTGTATTTCACTCTTCAAGCTCTTACAGCTATTTAGCCCCCTCAATTCAGCGCTCTCTCTCTTTTATGCTAttccaggcttaaaaagggcttaCTGACCTTaacgttgcgcttagcgcgagtaagtgaattttcACTCAGCGCCAAACTCGCGCTAAGCCTGGAAGGTGACAAACGACTCACTGGGCGAGCTGATGACGTGTTGATTATGTACCTGCGTGACATATTCCCTTCCAGATTCCTCCTATCCGCTAAGCGTGTTAATGCCTTGCTTAGGGGAtgacactcgctaagcgcattaaGCTTGCTTAGCGAGGCATCAACTTTAACACTTCTTCTTGcctgaaattgaagagaaattgacattaattccatacataaggctgtgtgtgtgtgtgtgtgtgtgtgtgtgtgtgtgtgtgtgtgtgtgtgtgtgtgtgtgtgtgtgtgtgtgtgtgtgtgcgtgtgtgtgtgcgtgtgtgtgtgcgtgtgtgtgtgtgtgtgtgtgtgtgtgtgtgtgtgtgtctactCCCACACTATCTCGCGTGTTGCCTTCTCCATGTAAATATTGTTGTCATCCACCTCGCATATTGCCTTCATCGCACAAATCTCTCTCATTCGATCTCCCTTGTCGCATGTCCATATTTGTCGTCGAAGAATAAGTGCCCCATGCGCGTCGATGAAGACGACAACACTGAAGCCAACTAGGACAAAACCCAGATCTATTCAAATTGGTTGCATAACCCCTCAAGAATGTGAAGCTCTATGTTGATGCAATCCATATAAGTTCAACTATTGAAGTGCTTAGATATGTTCTAATTGGTTGGAATTtgtgttgattatttttttttcatccaatttTGTTTAGCTTCTTGTTCTTCACAATTCTGGAAATTGTTAGTATTTGACTTGTGTAAAATTTGGACTTGACTTTGTTCCTTAGATTTGCAATTGAagactttttcaaattaatataaaataaagcattggtttttaaccgctactattttaaaaaattatttttttaaaattatattcattgtattatatttaaaattttaaattaatataataaatatattgacgGCTATAAACCACAACTATTTGTAATTGATAACTGTAAAAAATACAACTTAACGGCGTCAATCTTAATTGGACAAAAAGAACCCAATTgaagaaattttgaaaacaaaaagacCTAATTGCATAGTCAAAAAACTAAGGGACCTAattgaacattttaaataaactaaGGGACCAAATTGGGTgctaagcctttttttttttatcatcaacaaaTGTTAGTTTGAGTTTTGTTAGAAATGTTAGTAGGAGAAATTTAAACTTGTGACCTCTTCCCCCCCCCCTTCTCCTTTCACCCTTAAGTCCCCCTCCCAACGGCCTTATATCTCTGAGGGAATGCATATGTTAAATAGGGGATGACAAATCAAGGGaagactaaaaatgaaaattttgttatttattgtatgAAAAGCTATTGAATTGTAGAATTGATTTGGTGCATTGGGCTTTGCTATATTAGAATAATGGATTAAataagggtgttgctaggtgcacccagcatttgaCTTGAATGGGCAAAAATGCCctttgattaaatttaaaaaaggaaaaggcgcACCTAACACCCTTTTACCTTTCATCTTTGTTTTTGTCTTCTCCTCCGCTCTCCTTTGCGCATCTTCGTCTTCTCTGTTGGTGGCCTTTTGGAGCTGCATTTTTGTGCTTCTTCTCCGCCGTCGAGGTTAGTTTCACATTAACTTGTTGGTGGCTTTGCTATATTAGAATAATGGTTATTGTTGTAGGGTAGAGGACTTAGGTTAGAAAGTTCATCCGTAGATTGAGAATAAGATTGCGTTTTACACATACGGATGTACTTCATCTGTATGTGTTACTGAATTTGTAACGTGCATACGGATGAAGTTCATccatatgaatatttttttttttggcaatttgtgtattttgttattttaaaaaattagttgtatttttttattttgtattaaaaataggTATGTTatgtgtttattaaaaaaatatgtatgattGCATGGtggtatcaaataaattataaactttaatagtaaataataggtatgttttttgtaagattttttttgtatatttgaatGAAAATAGTGATTAGGGTTACTGGCTAGGGTTTAGTTTATTACAAATTGTAGATATCTATAGGTTAGTATTTAGTGGCTAGGGGTTAGTTTAGTGCTTAGGGTTgatgttagggtttagtttaggGCTTATATATGGTGGTAAGTTATTGGTAGTTTATCAAACTGTAGATATGTAGTGGTTAGGGTTAGTGATTACTATTTAGTTTAAGGCTTTGGGTTtaggttagggtttagtgtaACAAATTGTAGATATGTTGTGGTTATGGTTAGTGGCTAGGGTTTAGttgagggtttagggtttaggttaGGATATATTGTAGGGTTAAGTGTTACAAATTGTAGATATGTAGTGGTTAGTGTTAGTGGCTAGGGTTGAGTTGAGGGCTTAGGGTTTATTGTAGGGTTTAGTGTTAGAAAGTGTAGATATGTAGTGGTTAGTGTTAGTGGCTAGGGTTGAGTTGAGGGCTTAGGGTTTAGGTTTGGGTTTAGTGTAGCTTTTAGTGTTAGAAAGTGTAGATATGTAGTGGTTAGTGTTAGTGGCTAGGGTTGAGTTGAGGGCTTAGGGTTTAGGTTTGGGTTTAGTGTAGCTTTTAGTGTTAGAAAGTGTAGATATGTAGTGGTTAGTGTTAGTGGCTAGGGTTGACTTTAGGGCTTAGGGTTTAGTGTGACGAAGTGTAGATATGTAGTGTTTTGGGTTTATTTTAGGCTTTAAGGTTCATCTTAGGGTTTACTTTAGGGCTTAGggtttaatatatattgttGCATGTTATTGGTAGTTTGAGAAATTGTAGTTATGTAGTTGTGGGGGTTAAGGTCTAGGGTTTAGTTTAGGGATTAGGGTTCTGCTTAGGTTTACTTGAGGGTCGAGggtttaatttatattgtgGTATGTTATTGGTAGTTTTACAAATTGTAGATGTGTAGTGAATTTGAATAGTCAATAGTGAATTTGACAATAAAATACATGTGCGTCATGATTTGCAGATCTTGGTTAGGACCAGAGGTTTAGGTCGTGTCCTAGGTAGGATTATAGGCGGAGATAGGATCATCAGATTCAGATGATGTTCCCTAGCAGCGAAGGCCTACTGCATCCGCACGTAGGCAACAAGAAGCTGCTCCTATTGATGAGGATGCTCCTGAGACGAGTGAGGACGTACTTGCACCTAGTGCAGAAGCTGTTGATGGTGGTGAGGGATCTACTGTTGATGATGCTCAGGGATTCCCAGGTGGACCACGTGACCCATCAGTGCTGACTTCATTTGCTGACCATGTTTCACTTAGCATATGGAATGAAgaggtattttaaatttttaagtaaacttttttgttaattatttgttattattgaattgtgtatgaaaatttaattattttttatgttatttgcaatcatttatacttcaattcaggaacgCCCTGAATTGAAGTTAGCCTCCCACAGAAGGAAAGTTGAGAAATTTGGGAGGCCAACTCCAGAAATTGAAGGGCTAGTCGCTACCACAGGATTAACTCCTTTGATCCCTTTTTCAGTAGACACCAGCGATCGGGGAGTTATATCCACTTTTGCTAAGAGGTGGCACAAGGAAACTAGCAGTTTCCATCGTCCAGTAGGAAAGCTGACCATCACGCTGGATGATGTGGCATCACTGCTTCATCTTCCACAGCTTTGAGCCTCTACATCTGGATGAGGCGATGATTATGTTGGTGGAGTTGCTAGAGGTCTTGGATGAGGAATCTAGAGCTGAGACTGCACAGTGTCATGGGGCATATGTATGCCTATTGTGGCTATGGGATATATATCAGAGGAGATGTGCGGCCTGACATTGGATTGTTGTAGCTTGTGGCTACGGGATATATATCAGAAGAGTGCAACACATGTTCATGTAGTTTATTTAGGCGCATTTTGAGACTTGACTTAGAGTGGGAGctatgcatggggagctgccACCCTAGTGAATATGTATGATCAGTTAAATGATGCTTCTCAAAGCACTGGCCGACAGCTTGTTGGTTACATTACTTTATTACaggtaaattttatgtttgtaatatgttaaattggattatgatgtaaatatgtttttaatatgtttatttttcatttcttttatgttgATGTCATGTTTGTAGTGTTGGATATATGAGCACTTTCCCAGTGTTCATGAGAGCGTGACTGATGAAGGGTATGATGAGATGTCACCACGTGCCTGCCGGTGGCTTACTACGAAGGCTTATCCGAAGGCATTCACATCATCGACGTACCGGACATGTATAGATGCACTGACGATCCCtaatgtaacaccctgaaattttattagttattataattgatgtttgattttatttattgttattttatctgTGTTTTATTTTCGAGAAGGTGagtttagttattagaggggtgtgggtAGTtaaaactctagcttctcatagaAGCCTCTCGAGGaaacttctcaaagaagcctcacgaggaagcttctcaagcaagcctCTCGagaaaagcttctcaaggaagctacctgaAGTTGTCTCGGTAAAAGCGCCTTCCTacattcgttaaccgttggatcttctcgaaatttggtctgcagGTTTATAGGACAGATTTCCATGATTGGACCGTTGCGATCTGCGATATATCTTCTGGTGTGTGAGGAACTCGTCTTTTCCCGAGAGCAGAAGCACTTGAGTGTTTCAGCCTTTGTATTTCGTGTAGCCTTGGAAAACAGCcatttctttctccttctttcttccaaaaccatttCCTGCATCCCAAGCTTCTTCTCTCACCCACAGCCACCAGTAGCCACCACAGACCGCCGTTGTTCTCCgttgaaaccccacaccgagaggaactcttcaaccgaagcggaatcttccaaacTTGCCTTGCGATTTCGGTTGAGAACGAAGCCCCGGTCTAACCTTCGTGGTTTTCCTTGAGGTAACCGTGATTCTATACTTGTTCCTTGTTAGTTTCAGTttatctttgcatcttttctaacTTTGGAACCACCATTGTATGTTTTgcgcttcctttgaaaaaccctagagaaatagactttgtaaacgttatctttTCATGAGATGGgtgttattttcgtgaccttcattgaaccctggtcacattggcatgatcagaatttcaaaatgatgttccTTTTCTAAAATCCGAAACGCCCTTTAGCCCTTTACGTTTTGACAAGGGTTTTGACTCAGAATATTGTCACTAGCTTTATTTCTGAAATCTATAGTAAtttccttcgttttggcataaTAGAAACTCGCGTTGGACCGGCAAGAGTGAACGAGAAAGAGACCTCTAAGTGACGCAAAGAGGAACCTATAGGGAGCTCATGATAGGTgaagggagtttattataagatttaccattttgacaccatagttaaggtcagggaacctagctatgagaatatttgcctgtccctgttgcatgctgattttcctttattgaaaacatcatttttaactaatgggatgcgatataattgttattgatgtgcatgctggtttttcaagaaaaattatgtttttgatgaatgggatgtgatatatctATGgttgatgaataaaattattatctctatttgacttgtgttgtttgaagacctgggagtgtgaatctcaggcatgaaaatatatatgtatgtgcgGAATGCGACTTactgttgatgttgttattgatgactttaattgatatgtggtgatgtgATATTTgtgatgatattgatatgagGTGACGATGTTAATGGTGGACacgtcaacatgaattgatgatattattgatgattatgttaatcatgaaatgaggttgttgtgattgttgataatgtcatagagatgagatgatgtttatGTTGAGTATGatatggaaatggaatgttgatgatgttggaaatgcattgacatgtgcatgttgtgtatgttcatggggggtgcattgaccttgtcggatgtccctggtggggaaaaataaagtggttaaagaatttaagcatttctgaggggatgtttaggcgctttaattcatccatgatCATTGTACTTGATGGTGTCCACGTTCATATgtcgtatgttgtgtatgtccATGGGGGGGTGcgctgaccttgtcggatgtccctggtgggggaaaatagagtggttaaagaatttaagcatttctgaggggatgcttaggcgctttaattcgTCCATGGTCATTgcacttgatggtgcccatgtttcatgccTCGTATGACacgggaaatagtataaactttgctagtaagtacttgtagttcctTATGcggaggaatacttgtactagggggtgtgtcactcgatttggaactcccttgagactcaggctgatcactgtgtggggggggggggggggggaagagaGTTGCCTTGCGCAACAGGGTGGCCTCAacacttactgcctagttttcctaagtgagagtgtcatgcggacacgcttaggctatttccttggtattggttgatggtacgtaccacattgcatctgagagttgaggtcaggtgcatgcatcattttgtgCAGCATTGATTGAAtctatggatggatgatgagtaattgttgaatgtggatgTTGAATAACGAATGTTATGTAAGCTCATAATGTTCGCCTGtgtttcttgctaattgtggttatttggatttgatattggttctttttataatgaactcacccttgcaattttgtatcatgtGGTTGATACTTGTGATGTTCGCGAACCTTGTTGATGGGAGCATAATAGCAGCAGtagggtgtagggagtaagattttggtgaggagccgccgagccgacgcgATGATGTtggcattattttgggagagagagttatgttttgtaatcaactcctccataattagttttcaagttttattttgttgagttaaaaatgtaaatcttagattttaattatatgtatgaacagaTTTTGATTTCCATTACGTATATGACGTGTACGGAGTtactattcatatatatatatatatatatatatatatatgcacacacacacacacacatattttcTTAAGTAAATGTGTAtggtttggtgaatgtatggCAAGACAAAAATTATCCttatttttataagcaaaaaaaaattaagggagcttttatttaaaaattgaatttatcgCGGTCTAGGATGGTAATATCGTAGCGATGAGACGGGTTGTTACACCTGACGTATGCTGGATGCCTTATGGTGACCATCAAGGAGTTAGGGTGTTTGACCTCATTTCATGCTTTCAAGGTGAGCTTAGATGGGGTTCCATTATGGTCACACATCGCCCGGAGAGGGTGGTGCGCCAATTTGGCTACATTCAGACCATTCCTCCACCGCCTATTAGTGCCACCTTGTCATTTGAGGATATGGACAACAGGTGGATGCATTACTCAGACCATCTAGTAGCTGCGGGACAAATTTGTCTTGTGCCTGGCCAATGTGCAACAGATTACATGGACTGGTTCTTTGGGATATCTCATCTGTTCATCACACCCACATAGGCAGCTGATCCGCCCAGACATCCACCTGTCCCACAGCATGAGACATACGTGGAGCTAGATATCTCGGAGGTCCCAGTGGCACCAGAAGCTGGATCTTCACAGGCAGCTGATCAGCCTAAACATGTAGTGGTAAGATGAGTTGCTTTAATGTTttcaattatgttatttattttaaatactgtAACAAATGTGTTTTTTTGAATGTCATAGGATGCTTGTGAAGCGATCGTAGAAAGGTTGAAGCATATGCTCAACCTAAGGATGGTCACTGCAGGCACAGAGTTACATGACATCATGGAAGACTGCCAGAGGATCGCTAGGGGTGTCACCTCAGATGGAAATGTGTATGTTAGGGCGCGACAAAGATGGCGCACGGATCAGTGATAGATGATGTTTATATGTTGTAATTcacaacatttttgtttttcataagattttgtatttgttacatTATTTTGCTTATAACTTTTATTGTATGTTTATTCTAGTTGTGTGTgtgattttcattaatttagttataacttttattttatgttttcctaACATTTTGTATTATCCAAAATTGTTGCGTTCACATGAGGGAGAAAACCTATTTAGTTGAAGAACTCTTGTTTCATTATCATTGTGCACCTCGTACAAAATTTGTCTCTGACTTGTGACAAAAGTGGTCACTTAATTAACTCAATTAGCCCTAGAAAATATGAATCAATCAATAACTCAAATCAAAATTCTTATGTTAAAATGAAGTGGTcacataaaaattttaaaaaatgaagatcttatatttataaacaattatttagaattttgataatcttcaaaaagcCGCTAAATCTTTGCAAGTGAAGAACACGCTATCACATTTATAAACGGATTGATGCAAATTATTATGGTTACCGTGATGAGGAGGATGGTGTACTGAGCGGCTGGAGGGGCCCATGGAGGAGGCAATGAGGCGGGAGGCGGCGGAGGAGTGGAGGAGGTTGGATTAGGTGAGGAAGGGGGTGTTGAGCGGGGAGGTGGCGGAGGTGACCGCGGTGACGAGGGAGGTactgaaggaggaggaggaggaggtggtggaggaggaaaGGGCTAGGGAGAGggggagaaggaggaggagaggGAGAGGAGGGAGTTTGTGGTGCACGTGCTGCTGCTGGATGAGAAGGAGATTGGGAGGAGGGTgctggagaagaagaagaaggatctGTTGAGTAGGTACACGAGTGAGGGGCTTGTGGAGGAGCAGACTGAGGCCAAGGACATGCTCAACATTCAGCGTTAGGTTGGTTTGTTCTTGCCAAGGTTTTTGAAATGCAGTCACAATTATGCAGCTTTGTAGCGGTCCTTGATGATGTTGCGGGGAAATTGCAGAGAAATGTGGCTGAAGTGAATGTAATTGTGGTTTTGAAAATCTTGACTTTGCAGCCAAAATTAGGTTGGTTATTACTTTGTTACATGCTGCAACTGAGGTAGTTTAGATGCAAAGAAATGAATGCGTTGATATAGTGATGCTTCTCTGTAATTTATTGGATGGTGAtgagaaaattgaaattgatatGCACCATATCGGTTTTTGTTTACCACAACAAGGATATATAGATGGATGTTGTGTTTCACTgagaaaatttttgtttttttctcgcCTCCATATCCCATGCTTATGATAAAGCTTTTCAATTTTGACAAGAGGCATGGAATAACAACTACTCGAATTCATAGTGAGATAGTAATCCATAGTGAACAACTTAGTTGAAAAACTTATGAACAACTACTCGAAttcaaacattacattaacatccagaaggaaaaaaaatttgcaTGAAAAGTACAATTAACTAATACTAATTTTGCATTCAATCGTGTGGCGAGTGagacatgtcatcttccagttcCATTACATGTTTACTAAAAActgctaaaatttctattggcccaaatTGTTTCCAATAGTTAGACTGTACTAACACCTTAAGCACATCATCGTCAGTTTTCagctcaataatttcaaatttgataactttGTCTGAATACTCATAATGACCTGGTTTTCgaaaaaacaatcgtcttaccgtttgtgattcaTGAATACCATCAGGGGGAATCCCttgaggtgcaacttgcttgatcaaatcctttagttcatcgatggtacatCCAGAAGGAATGTCaactttttttggatttttttccaGTGAATGAGTAACCGACAAAGTTGTGTTGGCGTGGCATGTTCCACCTCCCATTGTAATATAGAAGGGCATCATGAATAGGGGTCATAGTGGCTTCAAGTAGGTTTAATATATCATCTGGTGTTCTACCaatg
Protein-coding sequences here:
- the LOC102663738 gene encoding protein MAIN-LIKE 1-like, with the protein product MHGYVAIATSDSFRITKLASGTGGLGARRPTASARRQQEAAPIDEDAPETSEDVLAPSAEAVDGGEGSTVDDAQGFPGGPRDPSVLTSFADHVSLSIWNEEERPELKLASHRRKVEKFGRPTPEIEGLVATTGLTPLIPFSVDTSDRGVISTFAKRWHKETSSFHRPVGKLTITLDDVASLLHLPQL